The proteins below are encoded in one region of Cyclopterus lumpus isolate fCycLum1 chromosome 8, fCycLum1.pri, whole genome shotgun sequence:
- the polr3k gene encoding DNA-directed RNA polymerase III subunit RPC10, producing the protein MLLFCPTCGNVLIVEEGQKCMRFACNTCPYVHNITRKVNDRRFPKMKEVDDVLGGAAAWENVDSTPETCPKCGHLRAYFMQIQTRSADEPMTTFYKCCSAPCGHLWRD; encoded by the exons ATGCTTCTTTTTTGTCCAACCTGCGGAAATGTTTTAATTGTCGAGGAAGGACAGAAGTGCATGAGATTCGCCTGCAATACCTGTCCTTATGTACACAACATCACAAGAAAG gtTAATGACAGAAGGTTTCCCAAAATGAAAGAAGTGGATGATGTTCTCGGTGGAGCTGCAGCTTGGGAAAACGTTGACTCTACTCCTG AAACCTGTCCCAAGTGTGGCCATCTCCGGGCCTATTTCATGCAGATTCAGACCCGGTCAGCTGATGAACCGATGACCACTTTCTACAAATGTTGCAGTGCCCCGTGTGGACACCTATGGAGAGACTGA
- the cdip1 gene encoding cell death-inducing p53-target protein 1 — translation MSSDPPPPYPGPSAPLIEEKNGQPVTGPVRNVPIQGQPLPPDYGPPPYEATHPGFLPPHVPGEGPMPMPMPPLQGGHYPPPPGHFPHPMTGEMGPGMGPGPSQFVHMGGHTATVLAPPGAATTVTVLQGEMFQTSPVQTVCPHCQQAIVTRISHDVGLMNSLFCLFCFFVGCDLGCCLIPCLIDDLKDVTHTCPYCKGYIYTYKRIC, via the exons ATGTCCAgtgatcctcctcctccgtaCCCTGGTCCCAGTGCCCCACTCATTGAGGAGAAGAATGGACAACCTG ttACAGGTCCTGTAAGAAATGTTCCTATACAAGGACAGCCCTTGCCTCCAGACTACGGTCCTCCACCCTATGAGGCCACACACCCAGGCTTCCTTCCACCACATGTCCCTGGAGAGGGGCCCATGCCCATGCCCATGCCTCCACTACAAG GTGGCCACTACCCGCCTCCGCCCGGTCACTTTCCTCACCCGATGACAGGAGAGATGGGCCCTGGTATGGGCCCTGGTCCCAGTCAGTTTGTCCACATGGGAGGTCACACAGCGACCGTCCTGGCTCCTCCTGGAGCCGCCACCACTGTGACCGTACTGCAGGGGGAAATGTTCCAGACCTCACCGGTGCAGACTGTTTGTCCGCACTGTCAGCAGGCGATCGTCACCCGCATCTCCCACGATGTTGGCCTCATGAACTCACTCTTCTGCCTCTTCTGCTTCTTTGTAGG GTGTGATCTTGGCTGCTGCTTGATTCCCTGTCTGATTGATGACCTCAAGGATGTGACACACACCTGCCCTTACTGTAAGGGCTACATTTACACATACAAGCGTATATGCTAA